In the Quercus lobata isolate SW786 chromosome 5, ValleyOak3.0 Primary Assembly, whole genome shotgun sequence genome, one interval contains:
- the LOC115989180 gene encoding WRKY transcription factor 28-like — protein MSDEPRDLYYHDLFQDNQHLASGTGMYNQKPPTIAGSSAYNSQGFDPSYMSFTECLQGPMDYNSLASAFGLSPSSSEVFSSVEGNPKPIDVGDLGGGGGGGGSDNLVTQNSSISSSSTEAGVEEDSDKSKKDGQPKESEDGGESSKKVGKAKKKGEKKQREPRFAFMTKSEVDHLEDGYRWRKYGQKAVKNSPYPRSYYRCTTQKCTVKKRVERSFQDPTTVITTYEGQHNHPIPATLRGNAAAMFPPSMFTPQIRGPTFPQDFYVQMPQMGSQGGANSIYSQNLMNNPHQQYQLPDYGLLQDIIPSMFLKQEP, from the exons ATGTCTGATGAACCTAGAGACCTTTACTACCATGACCTATTCCAAGACAATCAACACCTTGCCAGTGGGACTGGCATGTACAATCAAAAGCCCCCTACCATTGCTGGTTCATCAGCTTACAATTCACAAGGATTTGATCCCTCTTATATGAGCTTCACTGAGTGTCTACAAGGACCCATGGACTACAATTCATTGGCAAGTGCTTTTGGATTGTCACCTTCATCCTCTGAAGTATTTTCTTCAGTGGAAGGCAACCCAAAGCCGATAGATGTTGGAGATttaggtggtggtggtggtgggggtggTAGTGATAATCTGGTGACTCAAAACTCCTCCATCTCTTCCTCTTCAACAGAGGCTGGTGTAGAAGAAGATTCAGACAAGAGTAAGAAAGATGGGCAGCCAAAAGAATCAGAAGATGGAGGGGAAAGCTCTAAGAAAGT GGGAAAAGCAAAgaagaaaggagagaaaaagcaaagagAGCCACGGTTTGCCTTTATGACCAAGAGTGAGGTTGATCATCTGGAAGATGGATATAGATGGAGAAAATATGGACAAAAGGCTGTCAAGAATAGCCCTTATCCAAG GAGCTATTACCGGTGCACTACTCAGAAATGCACAGTCAAGAAACGCGTGGAGAGGTCATTTCAAGACCCAACTACTGTGATTACAACATATGAAGGTCAGCACAACCACCCAATACCCGCAACACTTAGAGGAAATGCGGCTGCAATGTTCCCACCTTCCATGTTCACACCACAGATAAGGGGACCAACTTTTCCTCAAGACTTCTATGTTCAAATGCCTCAAATGGGTAGCCAAGGTGGCGCAAACTCCATTTATTCGCAGAACCTTATGAATAATCCTCACCAGCAGTATCAACTTCCGGACTATGGACTATTACAAGACATAATACCTTCTATGTTCCTTAAACAAGAGCcatga